A window of Toxotes jaculatrix isolate fToxJac2 chromosome 11, fToxJac2.pri, whole genome shotgun sequence genomic DNA:
GTGACACTATGAAGTGGGCTACCTGCGATGGAAATCCGTGTTCGTGCTACCTTTTTGTCGGTGAAAACGTCAAACAAACGCTGAACTGCACTGCACGTAAGTATTACTGTGATCAGGCCCATAGACATTCTTTCATGCAAGACTCttgtgcaggttttttttttttttttttttttgcctgctcATGATGTACATTTTTCTTTCGTCTTCAGTGATCCCCAAGTGCATCTTGATGAAGGCTGAGATGTACAGAGCAAAAACGGGCCAGAGCACTCGTGGATTCGGAGGAAAGCCAGTGGAGACTGCCTTTGTGGACAACGATGGCATCTATGACCCAGAGTGTGAGAACGACGGCAAATTCAAGGCCAAGCAGTGCAACAACACAGAGGAGTGCTGGTGTGTCAACAGCGCTGGCGTGCGTCGAACTGACAAGGGAGACAAGAATCTGAAGTGTgagaagctggtggagacctAGTAAGTAAATACATCCTCATTATTGTGCAGAGCTGGTATTAGGATGAATTAGGTGCATTACACTCTATACATGAAGTGTTTGTCTTGctctcatttttaaattttttatccCCCACCTCTCCAGCTGGGTCCGTCTCCAGCTGACCCACAAACCAACATCTGGTGACGTGAATCCTTCCAACTTGAAGGCGTAAGTATATTTAACAGACTTCAAACTTTATTGCTAAGATTAGCCTTTCAGTATCTCATAGTTGCAATGATTAATGAATAATCTTTTGCTTTAATGCAGTGCCATTGCGGATGCCATTCACAAGCGCTACAAGAACTTCAACAAGGACATGGTGGAAGACGTCCAGGTAAGTGAGCTTCCAGTTTTATTCACATTTCTACTTAGGGTACTTCATTTTTAGGCAAGTATCACTAAAACACACCACTTACTGACTAACAAACCATCCTGTCTGTCACACTGCAGTATGACCCCGAAGCCCGCATGATTGTGGTGGATGTGAAGAAGCCAAAGGGAGAGCGCAAGAGTGACCTGACCCATATGGCCTATTACATGGAGAAAGATGTATGTGGAAACTAATTTTACAGTGTACTCGgtgtacatttgtgtttcatttgaagGTTTAAAGAGTGGCTTGTTTACTTATGCTGTCATTTCTTAtcatctcctctcctgcaggTCAAGGTGCTGCCCCTGTTCACACCGCAGGACAAGTTTGAGCCCGTTGTGGGCGGCCAGAAGCTGGAGATGGACAACATCCTGGTGTACTACGTTGACGAGGAACCCCCGACTTTCACCATGAAGAATCTGTCAGGTGGAATCATTGCCGTCattgtggtggtggtgctggctGTGGTTGCCGGCCTGCTGGTCCTGGTGAGTGCATGTGGCTACCTGCGGTACATGTCATTGTTTGAAGCACAGTGTAGATTTTCTTTAAGATTGCCGTGCCATTGATTTATGTATGACCTATCAGACAGAGtcctaatttttatttttatttttttctgaagttcTTTGCCAGAAGGCGACAGAATCAACAGTACAACAAAGCTCAGGTGAGATTAACTTCCTGTAACGTCTTATTTTTCAATGTAAATCTGTGTGAAGGTTACTTGTTGCACCATAGAATTGCTGTTGGTTAACCTCTAtttctttgttcacttttataattcagcaaagagagatggaggcCATGTAAAGTCTTCATCGTAGCGGAGCATCCGTGAAGAGTCCGCTAGTGCGTCACCTTTTGGATGAACATTATTCGCAGGGGGAAGTGTgccatttttactgttttacttgaGGAATGCAGATGATAAAGGAACAAACCAACTTTCTCTTTAATGCTGTCATTGTTGGCACTACTGGTTCCaccatttatttataaattgtGTAAAGTCTTACTGCGTCATCCAATCTGTTAAGaactgtgctttttaaaaatttgtttgGCACATGCCACATTTTGATGTTAGAACTTGTTGAACGGTTTAAAATTCCATGTTATAGATTGTACAGTTTCTTTcttataaatgtgtgtttgatggattgtttttaataaaaatatgttttaaaagaCTGTTGTTGTGgtgcactttgttttttttttttttatctacccccccacccccgccggTTTGTCAGTAGACTTCGTGCCTTTTATCATAGTGGAAAAGTACAAAGACCATatggagagaggaaacaaactACCCGAAGCCACTGTGGGCACATCTGTTTGCATGTTGTAGTGCCTTTTTAGTATTAGTACATGCTCTGAATCACAAAGTTGTTCAGTACCTCTGATACTCAAACCTGATACAAAGTCGGCATAAGCGCTTGGTGCTCTCAAATGATGTCAGTACACAGACATTTTCCTCAGACAGCTCAAACCTCCCTTTGTCTCAGACATGTAAGATGGCTGCTTTGATTAAAGATGGATTGTAATAAACCTTTTGTTTACATGGGGCAGGTCCAATGGGGTTTTGAATAGGTGTGGCAGCCCTGCTTTGAATGTGTCACTGTCCTGgtattatttgtttcttttggaGGAAACTGTAATCCTTGCTTTTCATGGGTTTCTTTTATAGGATAAATTCCCCTTGTTGGCGTCATTGAAAGAGAACATACACCTGTAAATCACTCACTTTCAGACTGCATGAACACAGTGAAAGATCTTAGCagtaacaacataaaaacagctgAGACTATGGAACATgagtgtgtttcatgttttggtGATACTAAATGGCTGACACTAGCTTATATGACAACAGCTGTTAGTGTAGAGGGAGTTGGTTAGTCATTTCTAGCTGTACGTCTGAAACTGTTTGGCATTGTGTTCAACCTGTCAGTCAGGTTCTGGCTCACTCATAAAGGAGCACACGCAGTATTTGCATAATAAATACTGAGCGAGCCTTGAGTTTAAAGGAACATAAAGCGATACCGCTGGAGCCAGGTAACACCGCAGACATCATCTAATTGAACAAAGAGTGTAAGGTGGAAATTTGTTGCTCAACaataatgtagttgtaataaaCAATGTTGCTCTGTTAAGAAATTCAGGTGAACCAGCGGAAGTAAAAATTCCTTTGGTGTCCTGTCAGGACGTGATCACCAtgatcagtgttttgtgtggcTGTGCTCTCCCTGAAGGCAGCACCTCAGGAGGCAATTCCCTGTTTAACCTTAATGTCACAGTGAAGTCCCTCTGAAGGTTAAGCCTCTTTTTCAAGTGACACAAAGGCAACATGAGAAAAATAGCTGCCAACAGTTTCATAACCAGCAAAGAATCCAGTCTATTGCATGtttacctttattttgaaatatcagCCGTACATTTGATTTCTAAACATGAACACGGACTTCCTCTCTTTGATTTCTCTGCATTCTGAGAGTTTTTGTTAACGCACATTAGCAGCCAGAAGAGTATTATCATTAATCATTTGTCTCTTATACCTCAGTTACATTTTGCCTCACCCAgtttttctcattctctctttcccaGTGAGCCCTCCCTCCATTTGTCACCATGGCGACACAGGGACAAAAGCATGTCTGTAACTAGTTCAGGCAGGTTAGGTGTCATAtatcctccctctcccctccccccacGCCCCTCCCTGGCTGCTCAGAGAGACTCCAGGAATGAGGGTGTGTCAGTTGCTGTCAGGCACCTGTTGCAGGTATCAGCATGTCAGTTGTGTTTGAACCAATGAGGACGCTGGAGGGCAGTTTTGTGGGACAGGGCTGTAGACGAACAGTGTAGGAAAAAATATGTGTCTGAACGTTCTGGTTTCAGTGgatttactgaaaccaaagggCACGGTTTATCAATGAAAAACTGATCAGATGGTTTAGAAACCAGGTGTTTGCTCTAGTTAGGTTTATTCAAGCATTAGACTTGTACAATAATTATAACACTTCAAGGAGGATTTAAATACAATGTATTTCATatgacaaataaatataaaacctGACAACACAGGGAAgggaaaacctttttttttaaagtacctTACAcaaaaaatgttctgtttttccagTTCATCTTTAAGTAAAATGGGTTGCTTCAGCAAAATACCTTCATATTCTCTGTGATGCCAGGCAACAAACAGaaccaaaaacattttagttCTCTTTAAGAGTTTCCTCATTCTCATCAGGCCATTCTCTCAGCATTGGTCACATCTTCTTACCATCTTCCTCTATAGCACTGTACATAAGTGCTGAATTGGTTCCTGTCCTCAAAACAAAACCCTGCTGTACTTCCCTAAATGATGTGGAGGCATTGTGGTGATTCTGGTCATTCGCTCCCCCTGAGAGGCTTGAAGTATTTGTACGTGATTAAAGTTTCACAGCTCTCCTGGCTGTTCAGTAACTAAGAGCACACAGGGTTCAATAAGCTTTCCTCTTCTAAGGTTCAGTCTTTCTCAACACATCTAAGTCATCCATTCTACATCTATCACACCTGGTTACTGCCTCCTGCTTTCATCATATTGTTCAGTATCCCTCATTATATGATAATATCTCACACTGTTAGAGTTTTAGTTCCTGGTAGAGTTGTGCCCTACAGAAGGGacgaaaaagacacaaaaataccCTCTAATATGATTTCTTCATGAAGCATCATTACCTCTTAAATACATGAAGGCGGGAACACAAATATTAACTTCAAACTGCATCTTTACAAAAGAAATCTGCCACACAGCACAGATTAATGAGACCTTTCTAAATGCTAATTCAGTCCGTCAATAGAGGCTGttgatttttctctttggaGTCAACACATAAAAGCAAATCTCATGACATGGTCTCTGAGAAAGGCATGAGCTAACCTTTCAGAAGGTGTATCAGGACTGAATCAGTCCTACTGCGCTTGTAAATAAGtccttcattttcagatttaaataaagtaaaaggaAGCTCGACAAAGTAAGTATTTCTCAGAGAGATGAGGGTGGTATGTTGTCACGTCGTCACAGCAGTGTAGGGGCCTTGCTGGGGCGTCCCAGCGCTGGTGGGGATTTGCTCCTCAGCTCTTTGCTCTTCAGACTGACAGGCTGGGCCACCATCAGAGCTGGGGCTGAGAGGTGGTGGGCGGCGGCCTTCTGCTGATGAGCACTGTTGATATAGCTGGAAATCAGGAGGGTGATCTCCCTGACCTGttgatgaaacaaaacaaaggggGTGAGACAAggagtgtttgtttgctgttgtagGGCCAGTACAaggacacagacagatgtgCGTACGTAGAGATGCTCTTATATCTGACACAAATGTAAACAACTGGATTGAAAtaccgaaaaaaaaacccaatgtAGGACGCAGACGGAAAGTGGCGTGGGTTTGGATGGTAGAGAGGATGGTAGGGTGGTTCAAGGAAGGAAATGAAACTGGGTGAAATCTTGATGGTCAAAGTGTTGAGTAATGACGGCTTGTTAAACAAACTAAGAGCCTAAAGAGACTTAAATGTGTAACAAAATGGTGGCAACAGCCAAGAAGACATGTGACGGACAATTCACCTTAGCTGTAAATCACTTGTGCACTAACTTTTGTTGCAGTGATCTGACTACTGTTGCATTCAGGTGGCACTCTGGGGCTCTGCGTTTTCAATGTAGGTTCtctaacctgtttgttttttaattcttcatAAGATCAAATATCTTAGacttaaattataaata
This region includes:
- the epcam gene encoding epithelial cell adhesion molecule, with product MKIWIAVLLAAFAAGASAQGCSCDTMKWATCDGNPCSCYLFVGENVKQTLNCTALIPKCILMKAEMYRAKTGQSTRGFGGKPVETAFVDNDGIYDPECENDGKFKAKQCNNTEECWCVNSAGVRRTDKGDKNLKCEKLVETYWVRLQLTHKPTSGDVNPSNLKAAIADAIHKRYKNFNKDMVEDVQYDPEARMIVVDVKKPKGERKSDLTHMAYYMEKDVKVLPLFTPQDKFEPVVGGQKLEMDNILVYYVDEEPPTFTMKNLSGGIIAVIVVVVLAVVAGLLVLFFARRRQNQQYNKAQQREMEAM